In Rhineura floridana isolate rRhiFlo1 chromosome 1, rRhiFlo1.hap2, whole genome shotgun sequence, the following proteins share a genomic window:
- the PARP10 gene encoding protein mono-ADP-ribosyltransferase PARP10 isoform X3, with product MAEGQAAAVEVRGVPPDVADELLVLYFENRRRSGGGPVQSYRRRGSRATLTFESPEDAQRILSRTDHILQDAPLAVQPAAPRDYGKVVLQGLNPQTSLDLLELYVERMLNCEKGDYSVYRSHGGDRALVQLQEPLSNAAEFLTLAEQVQIRQLDGASLSLDWVEQTDSLLVRSCGGSCLKQDLLELYFESKRSGGGQVRAVRLLGGGTVAIVSFQDRAVAERVLQRTHRLPDDSLAVSPHYDFLEPTQQQEARAAAWRAVPLDGALPPTCIPVPDRATRQLLQSHCVLQELGAPVPECALALEEGGLHVSGGDPARRQQLLQHIQAALQGVVQEHWPSSDWALGLLQREDVKGRLAEQLAEQGLGAAYVPAAGQVLVVALKPSAVPQATSLLGSVLASFSLPLSERHLPALASPRWAQVQAGLCCCLVRLAESGEQLEGLTLAGLEQENVGQLAAFLQDCMPDETLVPMEAGALRYLQLRHQDLLAGIANVTLLPLEGADLTGLRLSGEACACQAAAELLQSLLSAIHTQTVTLQLPGVSRFLLENRGREEVRDLERRFRCVIGLDRVHWRPLEAQHELELSQEPLALSCRRDSLHGAEQPGGQCGAAGEWSGANLEEIKGLLATLQPSSIAVPTAEAESWALGSSRMEEEEDLYTAPEEPKAATVPSPASVEEAGWADIATIEEGPLTFAGPESSVEEEEAQLLLAIQQSMDSARQEEEQLRWATELSLRSWEQEQAPSPDAATLSAMSISLEEALQAADSVQLVVFVGSEEDVGPLAQGLELALRAQLREETVHSEALQSLPALCRSYLAHLERKHAVRISLAGAVATVCGFADYPVAATRDLALLLTRLLRAEEAGRGSGDVRWVHWESLGRGSPTPYSAQASALLEQAWHRGHKRLDVFFDGRPFTIDFERMEEYDLSSAHTLPIGRIEPPAPPPTPGPPGPMALAEDEVKLVLLTEGSEEFRETVRRFYDTLEDFHNKIRIIKVEKLLHPLLYQQYQLKKVAMQKACGQQEAERVLYHGTTEQSCREICQHGFNRSFCGKNATRYGYGVYFAVKAFISVQEQYSPSSSNGNKYIFVTRVLTGDYVLGSQSMRAPPLREGDAALRRYDSTVDSPHTPAIFVIFNDTQAYPQHLITCRWSKPH from the exons ATGGCAGAGGGGCAGGCGGCGGCCGTGGAAGTGCGCGGGGTCCCCCCAGACGTGGCGGACGAGCTGCTGGTGCTTTACTTCGAGAACCGGCGCCGCTCAGGCGGCGGGCCTGTGCAGAGCTACCGGCGGAGGGGCAGCCGCGCCACCCTCACTTTCGAAAGCCCCGAAG ATGCACAACGGATCCTCTCCAGAACCGACCACATCCTGCAAGATGCTCCTTTGGCTGTCCAGCCGGCAGCCCCTCGGGATTATGGGAAAGTGGTCCTTCAGGGCCTGAACCCCCAGACCAGCCTTGACCTACTGGAGCTCTATGTGGAGCGTATGTTGAATTGTGAAAAGGGCGATTACTCAGTCTACCGTAGCCATGGCGGGGACCGGGCGCTGGTGCAGCTGCAGGAACCGCTCAGCAATGCAG CAGAGTTCCTGACCTTGGCGGAGCAAGTGCAAATTCGGCAGCTGGATGGGGCCAGCCTGTCCCTGGACTGGGTGGAGCAGACAGACAGCCTCCTTGTCCGGAGTTGTGGcggcagctgcctgaagcaggatCTGCTGGAGCTATACTTCGAGAGCAAGCGCAGTGGCGGGGGCCAGGTGCGGGCCGTGAGGCTGCTTGGGGGGGGCACAGTGGCCATTGTCTCCTTCCAGGACCGCGCAG TGGCGGAGAGGGTCCTGCAGAGGACCCACCGGCTCCCGGATGACAGCCTGGCCGTCTCCCCTCACTATGACTTCCTGGAGCCCACGCAACAACAGGAGGCGAGGGCAGCAGCTTGGAGGGCCGTGCCACTGGACGGAGCATTGCCACCGACCTGCATCCCTGTTCCAGATAGAGCCACGCGGCAGCTGCTGCAATCGCATTGTGTCCTGCAGGAGCTGGGAGCCCCCGTCCCAGAGTGCGCGCTTGCCCTAGAGGAAGGCGGGCTGCACGTCTCGGGGGGTGACCCAGCTCGCCGGCAGCAGCTGTTGCAACACATCCAGGCAGCCTTGCAGGGAGTGGTTCAAGAACACTGGCCCTCCTCGGACTGGGCCCTCGGCCTCCTGCAGCGGGAGGATGTCAAAGGGCGCCTGGCAGAGCAGCTTGCCGAGCAGGGGCTAGGGGCCGCCTACGTCCCTGCTGCAGGCCAGGTGCTGGTGGTGGCCCTGAAGCCTTCTGCTGTGCCCCAGGCCACGTCCCTTCTTGGCTCGGTCCTGGCCTCCTTCAGCCTGCCCTTGTCGGAGCGGCACCTCCCAGCCCTGGCCTCCCCTCGCTGGGCACAGGTGCAGGCGGGACTGTGCTGTTGCCTCGTGCGCCTGGCAGAGAGCGGGGAGCAGTTGGAGGGCCTGACCCTGGCCGGGCTGGAGCAGGAGAACGTGGGGCAGCTGGCAGCCTTCCTGCAGGACTGCATGCCTGACGAGACCCTGGTGCCCATGGAGGCGGGCGCCCTCCGCTACCTGCAGCTCCGCCACCAAGACCTGCTGGCGGGCATCGCCAACGTCACGCTCTTGCCTCTGGAGGGAGCTGACCTCACTGGCTTGCGG CTGAGTGGGGAAGCCTGCGCGTGCCAGGCGGCAGCTGAGCTCCTCCAGAGCCTGCTCAGCGCCATCCACACCCAGACCGTGACGCTGCAGCTGCCCGGCGTGAGCCGCTTCCTGCTGGAGAACCGCGGGCGGGAAGAGGTCCGGGACTTGGAGCGGCGTTTCCGTTGTGTCATTGGCCTTGACAGGGTCCACTGGAGACCGCTGGAAGCCCAG CATGAACTGGAACTGTCTCAGGAGCCACTGGCCCTGAGCTGCCGGCGGGACTCCCTGCATGGAGCAGAGCAGCCGGGGGGCCAGTGTGGCGCTGCTGGGGAGTGGAGCGGAGCCAACCTGG AAGAGATCAAGGGTCTGCTGGCCACCCTGCAGCCTTCCAGCATTGCTGTCCCCACAGCGGAAGCAGAGTCCTGGGCTCTGGGAAGCAGCaggatggaggaagaggaggacctTTACACAGCGCCTGAGGAGCCAAAGGCAGCCACAGTCCCCTCTCCTGCCAGCGTGGAGGAGGCTGGCTGGGCAGACATTGCCACCATTGAGGAAGGACCGCTGACCTTTGCGGGCCCCGAGAGCAgcgtggaggaagaggaggcccagctgctgttggccatcCAGCAGTCCATGGACAGTGCAcggcaggaggaggagcagctgCGCTGGGCCACGGAGCTCTCCCTGCGTTCCTGGGAGCAGGAGCAAGCCCCCAGCCCAGACGCCGCCACCCTCTCGGCGATGAGCATCTCCCTGGAGGAGGCGCTGCAGGCAGCCGATTCAGTTCAGCTTGTGGTCTTTGTTGGGTCAGAGGAAGATGTGGGGCCCTTGGCCCAGGGGCTGGAATTGGCGCTGCGGGCCCAGCTGCGGGAGGAGACCGTGCACAGCGAGGCCTTGCAGTCTCTGCCGGCCCTCTGCCGCAGCTATCTGGCGCATCTAGAGCGGAAGCACGCCGTCCGCATCTCGCTGGCCGGTGCAGTGGCCACAGTGTGTGGCTTTGCTGACTACCCTGTGGCTGCCACCCGTGACCTTGCGCTCCTTCTCACCCGGTTGCTGCGTGCAGAGGAGGCTGGCAGGGGCTCCGGGGACGTCCGCTGGGTCCACTGGGAGTCCTTGGGGCGTGGTTCTCCCACCCCGTATTCAGCTCAGGCCAGCGCCCTTCTGGAGCAAGCCTGGCACCGAGGGCACAAGCGCCTGGACGTGTTCTTTGATGGGCGGCCCTTCACCATTGACTTTGAGCGCATGGAAGAGTACGACCTCAGCAGTGCCCACACTCTGCCCATTGGCCGCATTGAGCCCCcagccccaccccccaccccag GCCCTCCTGGCCCCATGGCCCTGGCCGAGGACGAAGTAAAGCTGGTGCTGCTCACTGAGGGCTCGGAGGAGTTCCGGGAGACGGTTCGGCGCTTCTATGACACGCTTGAGGATTTCCACAACAAAATACGCATCATCAAG GTGGAGAAGTTGCTGCACCCGCTGCTCTACCAGCAGTACCAGCTGAAGAAAGTGGCCATGCAGAAGGCCTGTGGGCAGCAAGAAGCGGAGCGTGTCCTCTACCACGGCACCACGGAACAGTCCTGCCGTGAGATCTGCCAGCATGGCTTCAACCGCAGCTTCTGTGGCAAGAACG CCACGCGCTACGGCTACGGTGTGTACTTTGCCGTGAAGGCCTTCATCTCGGTGCAGGAGCAGTACTCTCCCTCCAGCAGCAATGGCAACAAGTACATCTTTGTGACCCGGGTGCTGACCGGGGACTACGTGCTGGGCAGCCAGAGCATGCGAGCGCCACCCCTGCGAGAAGGGGATGCTGCGCTGCGGCGCTATGATAGCACAGTGGACAGCCCCCATACTCCTGCCATCTTTGTCATCTTCAATGACACGCAGGCTTATCCCCAGCACCTCATCACCTGCAGGTGgtctaagccccattga
- the PARP10 gene encoding protein mono-ADP-ribosyltransferase PARP10 isoform X2 has translation MEAPRTFDEGAGPGCRLLLRDPSRIIPAPSSMAEGQAAAVEVRGVPPDVADELLVLYFENRRRSGGGPVQSYRRRGSRATLTFESPEDAQRILSRTDHILQDAPLAVQPAAPRDYGKVVLQGLNPQTSLDLLELYVERMLNCEKGDYSVYRSHGGDRALVQLQEPLSNAEFLTLAEQVQIRQLDGASLSLDWVEQTDSLLVRSCGGSCLKQDLLELYFESKRSGGGQVRAVRLLGGGTVAIVSFQDRAVAERVLQRTHRLPDDSLAVSPHYDFLEPTQQQEARAAAWRAVPLDGALPPTCIPVPDRATRQLLQSHCVLQELGAPVPECALALEEGGLHVSGGDPARRQQLLQHIQAALQGVVQEHWPSSDWALGLLQREDVKGRLAEQLAEQGLGAAYVPAAGQVLVVALKPSAVPQATSLLGSVLASFSLPLSERHLPALASPRWAQVQAGLCCCLVRLAESGEQLEGLTLAGLEQENVGQLAAFLQDCMPDETLVPMEAGALRYLQLRHQDLLAGIANVTLLPLEGADLTGLRLSGEACACQAAAELLQSLLSAIHTQTVTLQLPGVSRFLLENRGREEVRDLERRFRCVIGLDRVHWRPLEAQHELELSQEPLALSCRRDSLHGAEQPGGQCGAAGEWSGANLEEIKGLLATLQPSSIAVPTAEAESWALGSSRMEEEEDLYTAPEEPKAATVPSPASVEEAGWADIATIEEGPLTFAGPESSVEEEEAQLLLAIQQSMDSARQEEEQLRWATELSLRSWEQEQAPSPDAATLSAMSISLEEALQAADSVQLVVFVGSEEDVGPLAQGLELALRAQLREETVHSEALQSLPALCRSYLAHLERKHAVRISLAGAVATVCGFADYPVAATRDLALLLTRLLRAEEAGRGSGDVRWVHWESLGRGSPTPYSAQASALLEQAWHRGHKRLDVFFDGRPFTIDFERMEEYDLSSAHTLPIGRIEPPAPPPTPGPPGPMALAEDEVKLVLLTEGSEEFRETVRRFYDTLEDFHNKIRIIKVEKLLHPLLYQQYQLKKVAMQKACGQQEAERVLYHGTTEQSCREICQHGFNRSFCGKNATRYGYGVYFAVKAFISVQEQYSPSSSNGNKYIFVTRVLTGDYVLGSQSMRAPPLREGDAALRRYDSTVDSPHTPAIFVIFNDTQAYPQHLITCRWSKPH, from the exons ATGGAAGCGCCGCGCACCTTCGACGAGGGGGCCGGGCCGGGTTGCCGCCTCCTACTCCGGGATCCCTCGCGGATTATACCTGcaccaagcag CATGGCAGAGGGGCAGGCGGCGGCCGTGGAAGTGCGCGGGGTCCCCCCAGACGTGGCGGACGAGCTGCTGGTGCTTTACTTCGAGAACCGGCGCCGCTCAGGCGGCGGGCCTGTGCAGAGCTACCGGCGGAGGGGCAGCCGCGCCACCCTCACTTTCGAAAGCCCCGAAG ATGCACAACGGATCCTCTCCAGAACCGACCACATCCTGCAAGATGCTCCTTTGGCTGTCCAGCCGGCAGCCCCTCGGGATTATGGGAAAGTGGTCCTTCAGGGCCTGAACCCCCAGACCAGCCTTGACCTACTGGAGCTCTATGTGGAGCGTATGTTGAATTGTGAAAAGGGCGATTACTCAGTCTACCGTAGCCATGGCGGGGACCGGGCGCTGGTGCAGCTGCAGGAACCGCTCAGCAATGCAG AGTTCCTGACCTTGGCGGAGCAAGTGCAAATTCGGCAGCTGGATGGGGCCAGCCTGTCCCTGGACTGGGTGGAGCAGACAGACAGCCTCCTTGTCCGGAGTTGTGGcggcagctgcctgaagcaggatCTGCTGGAGCTATACTTCGAGAGCAAGCGCAGTGGCGGGGGCCAGGTGCGGGCCGTGAGGCTGCTTGGGGGGGGCACAGTGGCCATTGTCTCCTTCCAGGACCGCGCAG TGGCGGAGAGGGTCCTGCAGAGGACCCACCGGCTCCCGGATGACAGCCTGGCCGTCTCCCCTCACTATGACTTCCTGGAGCCCACGCAACAACAGGAGGCGAGGGCAGCAGCTTGGAGGGCCGTGCCACTGGACGGAGCATTGCCACCGACCTGCATCCCTGTTCCAGATAGAGCCACGCGGCAGCTGCTGCAATCGCATTGTGTCCTGCAGGAGCTGGGAGCCCCCGTCCCAGAGTGCGCGCTTGCCCTAGAGGAAGGCGGGCTGCACGTCTCGGGGGGTGACCCAGCTCGCCGGCAGCAGCTGTTGCAACACATCCAGGCAGCCTTGCAGGGAGTGGTTCAAGAACACTGGCCCTCCTCGGACTGGGCCCTCGGCCTCCTGCAGCGGGAGGATGTCAAAGGGCGCCTGGCAGAGCAGCTTGCCGAGCAGGGGCTAGGGGCCGCCTACGTCCCTGCTGCAGGCCAGGTGCTGGTGGTGGCCCTGAAGCCTTCTGCTGTGCCCCAGGCCACGTCCCTTCTTGGCTCGGTCCTGGCCTCCTTCAGCCTGCCCTTGTCGGAGCGGCACCTCCCAGCCCTGGCCTCCCCTCGCTGGGCACAGGTGCAGGCGGGACTGTGCTGTTGCCTCGTGCGCCTGGCAGAGAGCGGGGAGCAGTTGGAGGGCCTGACCCTGGCCGGGCTGGAGCAGGAGAACGTGGGGCAGCTGGCAGCCTTCCTGCAGGACTGCATGCCTGACGAGACCCTGGTGCCCATGGAGGCGGGCGCCCTCCGCTACCTGCAGCTCCGCCACCAAGACCTGCTGGCGGGCATCGCCAACGTCACGCTCTTGCCTCTGGAGGGAGCTGACCTCACTGGCTTGCGG CTGAGTGGGGAAGCCTGCGCGTGCCAGGCGGCAGCTGAGCTCCTCCAGAGCCTGCTCAGCGCCATCCACACCCAGACCGTGACGCTGCAGCTGCCCGGCGTGAGCCGCTTCCTGCTGGAGAACCGCGGGCGGGAAGAGGTCCGGGACTTGGAGCGGCGTTTCCGTTGTGTCATTGGCCTTGACAGGGTCCACTGGAGACCGCTGGAAGCCCAG CATGAACTGGAACTGTCTCAGGAGCCACTGGCCCTGAGCTGCCGGCGGGACTCCCTGCATGGAGCAGAGCAGCCGGGGGGCCAGTGTGGCGCTGCTGGGGAGTGGAGCGGAGCCAACCTGG AAGAGATCAAGGGTCTGCTGGCCACCCTGCAGCCTTCCAGCATTGCTGTCCCCACAGCGGAAGCAGAGTCCTGGGCTCTGGGAAGCAGCaggatggaggaagaggaggacctTTACACAGCGCCTGAGGAGCCAAAGGCAGCCACAGTCCCCTCTCCTGCCAGCGTGGAGGAGGCTGGCTGGGCAGACATTGCCACCATTGAGGAAGGACCGCTGACCTTTGCGGGCCCCGAGAGCAgcgtggaggaagaggaggcccagctgctgttggccatcCAGCAGTCCATGGACAGTGCAcggcaggaggaggagcagctgCGCTGGGCCACGGAGCTCTCCCTGCGTTCCTGGGAGCAGGAGCAAGCCCCCAGCCCAGACGCCGCCACCCTCTCGGCGATGAGCATCTCCCTGGAGGAGGCGCTGCAGGCAGCCGATTCAGTTCAGCTTGTGGTCTTTGTTGGGTCAGAGGAAGATGTGGGGCCCTTGGCCCAGGGGCTGGAATTGGCGCTGCGGGCCCAGCTGCGGGAGGAGACCGTGCACAGCGAGGCCTTGCAGTCTCTGCCGGCCCTCTGCCGCAGCTATCTGGCGCATCTAGAGCGGAAGCACGCCGTCCGCATCTCGCTGGCCGGTGCAGTGGCCACAGTGTGTGGCTTTGCTGACTACCCTGTGGCTGCCACCCGTGACCTTGCGCTCCTTCTCACCCGGTTGCTGCGTGCAGAGGAGGCTGGCAGGGGCTCCGGGGACGTCCGCTGGGTCCACTGGGAGTCCTTGGGGCGTGGTTCTCCCACCCCGTATTCAGCTCAGGCCAGCGCCCTTCTGGAGCAAGCCTGGCACCGAGGGCACAAGCGCCTGGACGTGTTCTTTGATGGGCGGCCCTTCACCATTGACTTTGAGCGCATGGAAGAGTACGACCTCAGCAGTGCCCACACTCTGCCCATTGGCCGCATTGAGCCCCcagccccaccccccaccccag GCCCTCCTGGCCCCATGGCCCTGGCCGAGGACGAAGTAAAGCTGGTGCTGCTCACTGAGGGCTCGGAGGAGTTCCGGGAGACGGTTCGGCGCTTCTATGACACGCTTGAGGATTTCCACAACAAAATACGCATCATCAAG GTGGAGAAGTTGCTGCACCCGCTGCTCTACCAGCAGTACCAGCTGAAGAAAGTGGCCATGCAGAAGGCCTGTGGGCAGCAAGAAGCGGAGCGTGTCCTCTACCACGGCACCACGGAACAGTCCTGCCGTGAGATCTGCCAGCATGGCTTCAACCGCAGCTTCTGTGGCAAGAACG CCACGCGCTACGGCTACGGTGTGTACTTTGCCGTGAAGGCCTTCATCTCGGTGCAGGAGCAGTACTCTCCCTCCAGCAGCAATGGCAACAAGTACATCTTTGTGACCCGGGTGCTGACCGGGGACTACGTGCTGGGCAGCCAGAGCATGCGAGCGCCACCCCTGCGAGAAGGGGATGCTGCGCTGCGGCGCTATGATAGCACAGTGGACAGCCCCCATACTCCTGCCATCTTTGTCATCTTCAATGACACGCAGGCTTATCCCCAGCACCTCATCACCTGCAGGTGgtctaagccccattga
- the PARP10 gene encoding protein mono-ADP-ribosyltransferase PARP10 isoform X1 produces the protein MEAPRTFDEGAGPGCRLLLRDPSRIIPAPSSMAEGQAAAVEVRGVPPDVADELLVLYFENRRRSGGGPVQSYRRRGSRATLTFESPEDAQRILSRTDHILQDAPLAVQPAAPRDYGKVVLQGLNPQTSLDLLELYVERMLNCEKGDYSVYRSHGGDRALVQLQEPLSNAAEFLTLAEQVQIRQLDGASLSLDWVEQTDSLLVRSCGGSCLKQDLLELYFESKRSGGGQVRAVRLLGGGTVAIVSFQDRAVAERVLQRTHRLPDDSLAVSPHYDFLEPTQQQEARAAAWRAVPLDGALPPTCIPVPDRATRQLLQSHCVLQELGAPVPECALALEEGGLHVSGGDPARRQQLLQHIQAALQGVVQEHWPSSDWALGLLQREDVKGRLAEQLAEQGLGAAYVPAAGQVLVVALKPSAVPQATSLLGSVLASFSLPLSERHLPALASPRWAQVQAGLCCCLVRLAESGEQLEGLTLAGLEQENVGQLAAFLQDCMPDETLVPMEAGALRYLQLRHQDLLAGIANVTLLPLEGADLTGLRLSGEACACQAAAELLQSLLSAIHTQTVTLQLPGVSRFLLENRGREEVRDLERRFRCVIGLDRVHWRPLEAQHELELSQEPLALSCRRDSLHGAEQPGGQCGAAGEWSGANLEEIKGLLATLQPSSIAVPTAEAESWALGSSRMEEEEDLYTAPEEPKAATVPSPASVEEAGWADIATIEEGPLTFAGPESSVEEEEAQLLLAIQQSMDSARQEEEQLRWATELSLRSWEQEQAPSPDAATLSAMSISLEEALQAADSVQLVVFVGSEEDVGPLAQGLELALRAQLREETVHSEALQSLPALCRSYLAHLERKHAVRISLAGAVATVCGFADYPVAATRDLALLLTRLLRAEEAGRGSGDVRWVHWESLGRGSPTPYSAQASALLEQAWHRGHKRLDVFFDGRPFTIDFERMEEYDLSSAHTLPIGRIEPPAPPPTPGPPGPMALAEDEVKLVLLTEGSEEFRETVRRFYDTLEDFHNKIRIIKVEKLLHPLLYQQYQLKKVAMQKACGQQEAERVLYHGTTEQSCREICQHGFNRSFCGKNATRYGYGVYFAVKAFISVQEQYSPSSSNGNKYIFVTRVLTGDYVLGSQSMRAPPLREGDAALRRYDSTVDSPHTPAIFVIFNDTQAYPQHLITCRWSKPH, from the exons ATGGAAGCGCCGCGCACCTTCGACGAGGGGGCCGGGCCGGGTTGCCGCCTCCTACTCCGGGATCCCTCGCGGATTATACCTGcaccaagcag CATGGCAGAGGGGCAGGCGGCGGCCGTGGAAGTGCGCGGGGTCCCCCCAGACGTGGCGGACGAGCTGCTGGTGCTTTACTTCGAGAACCGGCGCCGCTCAGGCGGCGGGCCTGTGCAGAGCTACCGGCGGAGGGGCAGCCGCGCCACCCTCACTTTCGAAAGCCCCGAAG ATGCACAACGGATCCTCTCCAGAACCGACCACATCCTGCAAGATGCTCCTTTGGCTGTCCAGCCGGCAGCCCCTCGGGATTATGGGAAAGTGGTCCTTCAGGGCCTGAACCCCCAGACCAGCCTTGACCTACTGGAGCTCTATGTGGAGCGTATGTTGAATTGTGAAAAGGGCGATTACTCAGTCTACCGTAGCCATGGCGGGGACCGGGCGCTGGTGCAGCTGCAGGAACCGCTCAGCAATGCAG CAGAGTTCCTGACCTTGGCGGAGCAAGTGCAAATTCGGCAGCTGGATGGGGCCAGCCTGTCCCTGGACTGGGTGGAGCAGACAGACAGCCTCCTTGTCCGGAGTTGTGGcggcagctgcctgaagcaggatCTGCTGGAGCTATACTTCGAGAGCAAGCGCAGTGGCGGGGGCCAGGTGCGGGCCGTGAGGCTGCTTGGGGGGGGCACAGTGGCCATTGTCTCCTTCCAGGACCGCGCAG TGGCGGAGAGGGTCCTGCAGAGGACCCACCGGCTCCCGGATGACAGCCTGGCCGTCTCCCCTCACTATGACTTCCTGGAGCCCACGCAACAACAGGAGGCGAGGGCAGCAGCTTGGAGGGCCGTGCCACTGGACGGAGCATTGCCACCGACCTGCATCCCTGTTCCAGATAGAGCCACGCGGCAGCTGCTGCAATCGCATTGTGTCCTGCAGGAGCTGGGAGCCCCCGTCCCAGAGTGCGCGCTTGCCCTAGAGGAAGGCGGGCTGCACGTCTCGGGGGGTGACCCAGCTCGCCGGCAGCAGCTGTTGCAACACATCCAGGCAGCCTTGCAGGGAGTGGTTCAAGAACACTGGCCCTCCTCGGACTGGGCCCTCGGCCTCCTGCAGCGGGAGGATGTCAAAGGGCGCCTGGCAGAGCAGCTTGCCGAGCAGGGGCTAGGGGCCGCCTACGTCCCTGCTGCAGGCCAGGTGCTGGTGGTGGCCCTGAAGCCTTCTGCTGTGCCCCAGGCCACGTCCCTTCTTGGCTCGGTCCTGGCCTCCTTCAGCCTGCCCTTGTCGGAGCGGCACCTCCCAGCCCTGGCCTCCCCTCGCTGGGCACAGGTGCAGGCGGGACTGTGCTGTTGCCTCGTGCGCCTGGCAGAGAGCGGGGAGCAGTTGGAGGGCCTGACCCTGGCCGGGCTGGAGCAGGAGAACGTGGGGCAGCTGGCAGCCTTCCTGCAGGACTGCATGCCTGACGAGACCCTGGTGCCCATGGAGGCGGGCGCCCTCCGCTACCTGCAGCTCCGCCACCAAGACCTGCTGGCGGGCATCGCCAACGTCACGCTCTTGCCTCTGGAGGGAGCTGACCTCACTGGCTTGCGG CTGAGTGGGGAAGCCTGCGCGTGCCAGGCGGCAGCTGAGCTCCTCCAGAGCCTGCTCAGCGCCATCCACACCCAGACCGTGACGCTGCAGCTGCCCGGCGTGAGCCGCTTCCTGCTGGAGAACCGCGGGCGGGAAGAGGTCCGGGACTTGGAGCGGCGTTTCCGTTGTGTCATTGGCCTTGACAGGGTCCACTGGAGACCGCTGGAAGCCCAG CATGAACTGGAACTGTCTCAGGAGCCACTGGCCCTGAGCTGCCGGCGGGACTCCCTGCATGGAGCAGAGCAGCCGGGGGGCCAGTGTGGCGCTGCTGGGGAGTGGAGCGGAGCCAACCTGG AAGAGATCAAGGGTCTGCTGGCCACCCTGCAGCCTTCCAGCATTGCTGTCCCCACAGCGGAAGCAGAGTCCTGGGCTCTGGGAAGCAGCaggatggaggaagaggaggacctTTACACAGCGCCTGAGGAGCCAAAGGCAGCCACAGTCCCCTCTCCTGCCAGCGTGGAGGAGGCTGGCTGGGCAGACATTGCCACCATTGAGGAAGGACCGCTGACCTTTGCGGGCCCCGAGAGCAgcgtggaggaagaggaggcccagctgctgttggccatcCAGCAGTCCATGGACAGTGCAcggcaggaggaggagcagctgCGCTGGGCCACGGAGCTCTCCCTGCGTTCCTGGGAGCAGGAGCAAGCCCCCAGCCCAGACGCCGCCACCCTCTCGGCGATGAGCATCTCCCTGGAGGAGGCGCTGCAGGCAGCCGATTCAGTTCAGCTTGTGGTCTTTGTTGGGTCAGAGGAAGATGTGGGGCCCTTGGCCCAGGGGCTGGAATTGGCGCTGCGGGCCCAGCTGCGGGAGGAGACCGTGCACAGCGAGGCCTTGCAGTCTCTGCCGGCCCTCTGCCGCAGCTATCTGGCGCATCTAGAGCGGAAGCACGCCGTCCGCATCTCGCTGGCCGGTGCAGTGGCCACAGTGTGTGGCTTTGCTGACTACCCTGTGGCTGCCACCCGTGACCTTGCGCTCCTTCTCACCCGGTTGCTGCGTGCAGAGGAGGCTGGCAGGGGCTCCGGGGACGTCCGCTGGGTCCACTGGGAGTCCTTGGGGCGTGGTTCTCCCACCCCGTATTCAGCTCAGGCCAGCGCCCTTCTGGAGCAAGCCTGGCACCGAGGGCACAAGCGCCTGGACGTGTTCTTTGATGGGCGGCCCTTCACCATTGACTTTGAGCGCATGGAAGAGTACGACCTCAGCAGTGCCCACACTCTGCCCATTGGCCGCATTGAGCCCCcagccccaccccccaccccag GCCCTCCTGGCCCCATGGCCCTGGCCGAGGACGAAGTAAAGCTGGTGCTGCTCACTGAGGGCTCGGAGGAGTTCCGGGAGACGGTTCGGCGCTTCTATGACACGCTTGAGGATTTCCACAACAAAATACGCATCATCAAG GTGGAGAAGTTGCTGCACCCGCTGCTCTACCAGCAGTACCAGCTGAAGAAAGTGGCCATGCAGAAGGCCTGTGGGCAGCAAGAAGCGGAGCGTGTCCTCTACCACGGCACCACGGAACAGTCCTGCCGTGAGATCTGCCAGCATGGCTTCAACCGCAGCTTCTGTGGCAAGAACG CCACGCGCTACGGCTACGGTGTGTACTTTGCCGTGAAGGCCTTCATCTCGGTGCAGGAGCAGTACTCTCCCTCCAGCAGCAATGGCAACAAGTACATCTTTGTGACCCGGGTGCTGACCGGGGACTACGTGCTGGGCAGCCAGAGCATGCGAGCGCCACCCCTGCGAGAAGGGGATGCTGCGCTGCGGCGCTATGATAGCACAGTGGACAGCCCCCATACTCCTGCCATCTTTGTCATCTTCAATGACACGCAGGCTTATCCCCAGCACCTCATCACCTGCAGGTGgtctaagccccattga